A stretch of the Thermodesulfobacteriota bacterium genome encodes the following:
- a CDS encoding transposase, with the protein MARPLRVQYPGALYHITSRGNEKKNIYLDDSDRRRFLEILQDYHDRLGILIHCFVLMDNHYHVVLETPGGNLLKVMHGINSGYTGYFNPKYGRVGHLFQGRYKGILIDKDSYLLQVSRYVHLNPVRAKIVEMPEEFEWSSYGGYMRKRKELKWVEYSWILSNFGPDNKRARSNYRKFVEEGVDRIVDNPFKNVYGQVLLGGEKFIERIRNLIKNQPLGEGIVERKRFKGVVNVDELVRAASDAFGVKKEDLKTRGSRNNKARNVAIYLAKRYCGLSNQEIGEIFGGIHYSAVSKVSSRLEEEMKRDKRLNRLIEEIKSRVKA; encoded by the coding sequence GTTCAATATCCAGGCGCGCTCTATCATATTACCTCCAGAGGAAACGAAAAAAAGAACATATATCTCGATGATTCAGACCGAAGAAGGTTCTTGGAGATACTACAAGACTATCACGACCGTTTAGGGATCCTTATCCACTGTTTCGTACTGATGGATAATCACTATCATGTTGTTTTGGAAACACCCGGAGGCAATTTACTAAAAGTAATGCATGGGATTAACAGTGGCTATACTGGATATTTCAACCCCAAATATGGGAGAGTCGGCCATCTATTTCAGGGTAGATATAAGGGTATTTTAATTGACAAGGATTCGTATTTGTTGCAGGTGAGTAGATATGTTCACCTGAATCCAGTCAGAGCAAAGATAGTTGAGATGCCAGAGGAATTCGAATGGAGTAGTTATGGTGGATATATGAGAAAAAGAAAGGAGTTAAAATGGGTTGAATATTCATGGATACTTTCAAATTTCGGACCGGATAACAAGAGGGCAAGGAGTAATTACAGGAAATTTGTAGAAGAGGGAGTTGATAGGATAGTAGACAATCCATTCAAGAATGTTTATGGACAGGTCTTACTGGGAGGAGAGAAGTTTATAGAGAGAATCCGGAATTTAATCAAGAACCAGCCTTTAGGTGAAGGAATTGTGGAACGAAAGAGATTTAAGGGTGTTGTGAATGTTGATGAATTGGTAAGAGCTGCATCGGATGCATTTGGAGTGAAGAAGGAAGATTTAAAGACAAGGGGTAGTCGCAATAATAAGGCAAGAAATGTCGCGATATATTTAGCAAAGCGATACTGTGGTTTGAGTAATCAGGAAATTGGAGAGATATTTGGTGGGATTCATTACTCTGCCGTCAGCAAGGTATCGAGCAGGTTAGAAGAGGAGATGAAAAGAGATAAGAGGTTAAATAGGCTAATAGAAGAAATAAAGTCACGTGTCAAGGCCTGA